A stretch of the Bordetella genomosp. 8 genome encodes the following:
- a CDS encoding c-type cytochrome, translating into MKRSRVGRVLAGIVLACVVVAAALAWFVTRKPSSAFDGVADADTASPQLIQRGEYVARLSDCVACHSTANGAPFAGGLEMATPLGSIFATNITPDKDTGIGAYSLADFDRALRHGVAMDGHRLYPAMPYPSYVKLGDDDVRALYAYFMHGVHPAHQENKPSGIPSPLNMRWPLALWNAVFTKPGTYQPKPVAGASDDATLWNRGAYLVQGAGHCGSCHTARGFAFNEKSLDESGSTYLAGALLDGWYAPSLRGDGNTGLGRWSEDDVFRFLKQGRNTHAVVFGSMTDVINNSTQFMTDGDLKAVAHYLKSLPAAPGQDGPPWQYDPSSNKALAVGERLRIPGAQTFMARCSACHGADGRGQGEWIPPLAGSASSMAKEDASSINVTLNGSGRIVANGVPDAYRMPPFRNQLNDQEIADVLTFVRTSWGNKGGVVKPDAVKDLRDRTNPASSNVIVLQMR; encoded by the coding sequence ATGAAAAGAAGCAGGGTAGGGCGCGTTCTGGCCGGCATCGTGCTGGCCTGTGTGGTCGTGGCGGCGGCGCTTGCGTGGTTCGTGACACGCAAGCCGTCGTCCGCCTTCGATGGCGTGGCGGATGCGGACACCGCGTCGCCGCAATTGATACAGCGGGGCGAATACGTGGCCCGGCTCAGCGATTGCGTGGCCTGCCACAGCACCGCCAATGGCGCGCCGTTCGCCGGCGGGCTGGAAATGGCGACGCCCCTGGGCTCGATCTTCGCGACGAACATCACGCCCGACAAGGACACGGGCATAGGAGCATACAGCCTGGCGGATTTCGACCGGGCGCTGCGCCATGGCGTCGCCATGGACGGACATCGCCTCTATCCAGCCATGCCGTATCCGTCTTACGTGAAGCTGGGCGACGACGACGTGCGGGCGCTGTATGCCTACTTCATGCATGGCGTCCACCCGGCGCATCAGGAAAACAAGCCCAGCGGGATTCCCAGCCCCCTGAACATGCGGTGGCCGCTGGCCTTGTGGAATGCCGTCTTCACCAAACCAGGCACCTACCAGCCCAAGCCCGTGGCGGGCGCATCCGACGACGCCACCCTCTGGAACCGCGGCGCCTACCTGGTGCAGGGCGCGGGCCATTGCGGAAGCTGCCATACGGCCCGCGGCTTCGCATTCAACGAGAAGTCCCTGGATGAGAGCGGTTCCACCTACCTGGCCGGCGCGCTGCTGGATGGTTGGTATGCCCCCAGCCTGCGCGGCGACGGCAACACCGGCCTGGGCCGCTGGAGCGAAGACGACGTCTTCCGCTTCCTGAAGCAGGGCCGGAATACGCACGCGGTCGTGTTCGGTTCGATGACGGATGTGATCAACAACTCCACCCAGTTCATGACCGACGGCGACTTGAAGGCGGTGGCGCACTATCTGAAGTCCTTGCCCGCCGCGCCGGGACAGGATGGCCCGCCCTGGCAGTACGATCCGTCGTCGAACAAGGCGCTGGCCGTGGGCGAACGCCTGCGCATCCCGGGTGCGCAGACATTCATGGCCCGTTGCAGCGCCTGCCATGGCGCGGACGGGCGCGGCCAGGGAGAGTGGATACCGCCCCTGGCGGGGTCGGCGTCATCGATGGCCAAGGAAGATGCCTCGAGCATCAACGTCACCTTGAACGGGTCGGGCCGCATCGTCGCCAACGGCGTGCCGGACGCCTACCGCATGCCGCCCTTCCGCAACCAGCTGAACGACCAGGAAATCGCCGACGTGCTGACCTTCGTGCGTACGTCCTGGGGCAACAAGGGTGGGGTGGTCAAGCCGGACGCGGTCAAGGACCTGCGCGACCGCACCAACCCGGCCAGCAGCAATGTGATCGTGCTGCAGATGCGGTGA
- a CDS encoding xanthine dehydrogenase family protein molybdopterin-binding subunit — protein MMDNLSNPTAEGDVFPTSQPANISRRRFLLASAGTAAGAFVLGMGLPMGEARAQAAAATPARATKVPAFLEIRPDNTIRLQSPFIEGGQGIFTAMAQIVGEELDADPATFIVENAPPGSDYIAMDSGRRITGGSSSVRFGYANMRRLGALARAMLVQAAANRFDIPPGELDTQPGRVVHPASGKSISYGELAADAMDLPVPDPGSVKLRDPASFRWIGKPVDRLDVRDKSTGKAIYTIDTQVDGMLHAAVQHVPRLGMTVGALRNEDQVKAMKGVHSVHRLPGAVAVVAERWWNAKRAAEALQVDWREAAADSTLRVMPADFSTQAFQQRLASEPGDGVDAETQGNVADALKNAKTVVSATYHSQYVRHAQLEPPSALARFNSDGTLEVWLPNQAPDIFLADMVKQTGLDPKRITIHSPLLGGFFGRHFLYNSASPYPQAIQLAKETGRPIKLIWSREEEFLRDVARPMAAVRFRGGLDANGMPVAIEAITATEGPTEGIANKRADKHDPAAVEGLAGKSYAIPNRRIAQLYVKTPMTLGYWRSVGNSMNDFFYETFLDELADKGGQDPYALRMHLLQGNARLTRLLQAVGELSGGWKRGPFTAEDGTRRARGIAMASPFGSQAAAIAEVSIKDGQVVVHDIWEAIDPGNIVNPAIVNAQVSGAVALGLSEVLLEEAVYEHGQPVARNYDLYPILPPGRMARVHVRIVESGEKMGGIGEPPLPAIPPAVANAVSTLTGQRVRSMPLSKYTFKV, from the coding sequence ATGATGGATAACCTGTCCAATCCCACCGCCGAGGGGGATGTTTTCCCCACCTCGCAACCGGCGAACATCTCGCGTCGCCGTTTCCTGCTGGCTTCCGCCGGCACGGCGGCCGGCGCATTCGTCCTGGGCATGGGTTTGCCCATGGGCGAGGCGCGCGCGCAGGCGGCCGCCGCGACACCGGCACGGGCGACCAAGGTTCCGGCCTTCCTTGAGATACGGCCTGACAATACCATCCGCCTGCAAAGCCCCTTCATCGAAGGCGGGCAGGGCATATTCACGGCCATGGCGCAGATCGTCGGCGAAGAGCTCGACGCCGATCCGGCGACCTTCATCGTGGAGAACGCGCCGCCCGGCAGCGACTACATCGCCATGGATAGCGGCCGGCGCATCACCGGCGGCAGTTCTTCGGTGCGCTTCGGCTATGCGAACATGCGGCGCCTGGGCGCGCTGGCGCGCGCCATGCTGGTCCAGGCCGCCGCCAATCGTTTCGACATTCCCCCGGGCGAGCTCGACACGCAGCCCGGCCGGGTCGTCCATCCGGCCTCGGGCAAGTCGATTTCCTATGGCGAGCTTGCCGCCGATGCCATGGACCTGCCCGTGCCCGATCCGGGCAGCGTCAAGCTCAGGGACCCGGCCAGCTTCCGCTGGATAGGCAAGCCCGTCGATCGGCTGGACGTCCGCGACAAGTCGACTGGCAAGGCCATCTACACCATCGACACCCAGGTGGACGGCATGCTGCACGCGGCGGTCCAGCACGTGCCGCGGCTGGGCATGACGGTGGGCGCCCTGCGCAACGAAGACCAGGTCAAGGCGATGAAGGGCGTGCACTCGGTGCATCGCCTGCCCGGCGCGGTGGCCGTGGTGGCCGAGCGCTGGTGGAACGCCAAGCGCGCGGCCGAGGCGCTGCAGGTGGATTGGCGGGAAGCCGCGGCCGATTCGACGCTGCGCGTCATGCCCGCCGACTTTTCCACCCAGGCCTTCCAGCAGCGGCTCGCAAGCGAGCCGGGTGACGGCGTCGATGCGGAGACCCAGGGCAATGTGGCCGATGCCTTGAAGAACGCCAAGACGGTCGTCAGCGCAACCTACCACAGCCAGTATGTCCGCCATGCGCAGCTGGAGCCGCCTTCGGCCCTGGCGCGTTTCAATTCCGACGGCACCCTGGAAGTCTGGCTGCCCAATCAGGCGCCCGATATATTCCTGGCCGACATGGTCAAGCAGACGGGCCTCGATCCCAAGCGGATCACGATCCATTCGCCCTTGCTGGGCGGATTCTTCGGCCGCCACTTCCTGTACAACTCGGCGAGCCCCTATCCGCAGGCGATCCAGCTGGCGAAGGAAACCGGACGGCCTATCAAGCTGATCTGGAGCCGCGAGGAAGAATTCCTGCGCGACGTCGCGCGGCCGATGGCCGCCGTACGCTTCCGTGGCGGGTTGGACGCGAACGGCATGCCCGTTGCCATCGAGGCGATCACCGCCACCGAAGGCCCCACGGAGGGCATCGCCAACAAGCGTGCCGACAAGCACGATCCCGCCGCGGTCGAGGGCCTGGCGGGGAAATCCTATGCCATTCCCAATCGCCGCATCGCGCAGCTGTATGTCAAGACGCCCATGACGCTGGGTTATTGGCGTTCGGTGGGCAATTCCATGAACGATTTCTTCTACGAAACCTTCCTGGACGAACTGGCCGACAAGGGCGGGCAGGATCCCTACGCGCTGCGCATGCATCTGTTGCAGGGAAATGCGCGCCTGACCAGGCTGTTGCAGGCGGTCGGCGAATTGTCCGGCGGCTGGAAGCGGGGGCCGTTCACGGCCGAAGACGGTACCCGGCGCGCCCGTGGCATCGCGATGGCATCGCCTTTCGGCTCGCAGGCCGCCGCGATCGCCGAGGTATCGATCAAGGACGGCCAGGTGGTGGTGCACGATATCTGGGAAGCGATCGACCCCGGCAACATCGTGAACCCGGCCATCGTCAACGCGCAGGTCAGCGGCGCGGTGGCGCTGGGCCTGTCCGAGGTGCTGCTGGAGGAGGCCGTGTACGAGCATGGCCAGCCGGTCGCCCGCAACTATGACCTGTATCCCATCCTGCCGCCGGGCCGCATGGCGCGCGTGCATGTGCGAATCGTCGAAAGCGGAGAAAAAATGGGAGGCATCGGCGAGCCGCCGTTGCCCGCGATCCCGCCGGCGGTCGCCAACGCGGTATCCACACTGACCGGCCAGCGCGTGCGCAGCATGCCGTTGTCGAAGTACACCTTCAAGGTTTGA
- a CDS encoding (2Fe-2S)-binding protein produces the protein MELQINGKTHQVESDADTPLLWVIRDELGMTGTKYGCGLAQCGACTVMVDGVAMRSCVTPVAGMAGKQITTIEAIENDSMGQRVVAAWIKHQVPQCGYCQSGQVMAATALLKQVPHPTDDEIAAAMINLCRCGTYNAINDAVHELASGSAGAVKGA, from the coding sequence ATGGAACTTCAAATCAATGGCAAGACCCATCAGGTCGAGTCCGATGCGGATACCCCTTTGCTCTGGGTCATACGCGACGAGCTGGGCATGACGGGCACCAAGTATGGCTGCGGCCTGGCGCAATGCGGCGCCTGTACGGTGATGGTCGACGGCGTGGCCATGCGATCCTGTGTCACGCCCGTGGCCGGCATGGCGGGCAAGCAGATCACCACCATCGAGGCGATCGAGAACGACAGCATGGGCCAGCGCGTGGTCGCGGCCTGGATCAAGCACCAGGTCCCCCAATGCGGCTACTGCCAGTCGGGGCAGGTGATGGCGGCGACGGCCCTGTTGAAGCAGGTACCGCATCCGACCGACGACGAGATCGCCGCGGCGATGATCAATCTGTGCCGCTGCGGCACCTACAACGCCATCAACGACGCGGTCCATGAACTCGCCAGCGGCTCGGCCGGCGCCGTGAAGGGGGCATGA